One Kaistella polysaccharea DNA segment encodes these proteins:
- the rpsD gene encoding 30S ribosomal protein S4, which produces MARYIGPKTKIARKFGAAIYGDDKSFEKRKNQPPGQHGVNKRRGSKKSEYAVQLMEKQKAKYTYGILERQFANLYEKANRAKGVTGEVLLQLCESRLDNVVYRLGFSKTRAGARQLVSHRHITVNGELVNIPSYSMKAGDVVAVREKSKSLEVIADSLAYRSTYEWLQFNDETKAGTFISAPERIQIPEDLKEQLIVELYSK; this is translated from the coding sequence ATGGCAAGATATATAGGACCAAAAACAAAGATTGCAAGAAAGTTTGGGGCTGCAATCTACGGAGATGATAAAAGCTTCGAGAAAAGAAAAAACCAACCACCGGGACAACACGGTGTTAACAAAAGAAGAGGATCAAAGAAATCTGAGTATGCTGTTCAGTTAATGGAAAAGCAGAAAGCAAAATATACTTATGGTATTTTGGAAAGACAATTTGCAAACCTTTATGAAAAAGCCAACCGAGCAAAAGGCGTTACAGGTGAAGTTCTTTTACAATTGTGTGAATCTAGATTAGACAATGTAGTGTACAGATTAGGTTTTTCTAAAACTAGAGCAGGTGCAAGACAATTGGTATCTCACAGACACATTACCGTAAACGGAGAATTGGTAAACATTCCATCATATTCTATGAAAGCAGGTGATGTAGTTGCAGTAAGAGAGAAATCAAAATCTCTTGAAGTAATTGCTGATTCATTGGCTTACAGATCTACTTATGAGTGGTTACAATTTAACGACGAAACAAAAGCAGGTACTTTTATTTCCGCTCCGGAGAGAATTCAAATTCCGGAAGATCTGAAAGAACAATTGATCGTCGAACTTTACTCTAAATAA
- the secY gene encoding preprotein translocase subunit SecY, with the protein MKEFIQTLKNIWSLKELRDKILFTLGIVLVYRFASYISLPAINMAEVGNLLDIYKDQGGNKQGAGLLGLLSSFTGGAFSRASIMALGIMPYISASIIVQLMGMAIPYLQKLQKDGESGRNTLNQITRWLTIAVCLVQAPSYLTSITQMFLPHAQFASAYYINPQSVMFWLPSIVILVAGSVFAMWLGEKITDKGIGNGISILIMVGILADFPGAFIQEVATQTGKGGFGTIMILIEVLFWMVVVLLAIVLSVAVRKIPIQYVSRAQARGGVNRNLMQGARQWIPLKVNASGVMPIIFAQALMFVPGLLTKVDESNTFLAGFKNVFSWQYNVLFAILIIIFSFFYTAITIPVNQMADDLKRNGGLIPKVRPGKETSDYLDDILSKITLPGSLFLAIFAILPALVYGAFVQTDRFALFFGGTSLLIMVGVILDTIQQINTYLLNHHYDGLMQSKLSRTTNNQ; encoded by the coding sequence ATGAAAGAATTTATACAAACACTGAAAAACATTTGGAGTCTTAAGGAATTGAGAGATAAAATACTTTTTACTCTCGGTATCGTCCTCGTGTATAGATTCGCATCTTATATTTCCTTACCAGCTATTAACATGGCAGAGGTAGGGAATCTTTTGGATATTTATAAAGATCAGGGAGGCAACAAGCAAGGAGCAGGACTTCTTGGGTTGCTTTCTTCTTTTACAGGAGGGGCTTTCTCCCGAGCGTCAATCATGGCACTCGGAATTATGCCTTACATCTCCGCTTCTATTATCGTGCAATTGATGGGTATGGCAATCCCGTATCTTCAGAAATTGCAAAAAGATGGTGAAAGTGGTAGAAATACCCTGAACCAAATTACAAGATGGTTGACCATTGCAGTTTGTTTGGTACAAGCGCCTTCTTACCTTACTTCAATCACCCAAATGTTCTTGCCACATGCGCAGTTTGCTTCAGCGTACTACATCAATCCGCAGTCCGTTATGTTCTGGTTGCCAAGTATTGTAATATTAGTTGCTGGTTCAGTATTCGCAATGTGGTTAGGTGAAAAAATCACTGATAAAGGGATCGGAAACGGTATATCAATCTTAATTATGGTTGGTATTCTTGCAGATTTCCCTGGTGCTTTCATTCAAGAGGTTGCAACGCAAACAGGTAAAGGTGGTTTTGGAACCATAATGATTCTGATTGAGGTGCTATTTTGGATGGTAGTTGTTCTTTTGGCAATCGTACTTTCGGTCGCCGTGCGGAAGATTCCTATTCAATACGTAAGTAGAGCACAAGCAAGAGGTGGAGTTAACAGAAACTTAATGCAGGGAGCACGTCAGTGGATTCCTCTTAAAGTTAATGCTTCTGGAGTAATGCCAATTATCTTCGCGCAAGCGTTGATGTTTGTACCAGGATTATTAACCAAAGTGGACGAATCAAATACTTTCTTAGCCGGATTTAAAAATGTCTTCAGTTGGCAATACAATGTTTTGTTTGCGATTTTGATCATTATTTTCTCCTTTTTCTATACTGCAATTACGATTCCTGTGAATCAAATGGCAGATGATTTAAAGAGAAATGGTGGGCTGATTCCGAAGGTAAGACCGGGCAAGGAAACGTCTGATTATCTGGATGATATTTTGTCAAAAATAACTTTGCCAGGTTCGCTGTTTTTAGCTATCTTTGCAATCCTTCCAGCACTTGTGTATGGAGCGTTTGTTCAGACCGATCGGTTTGCCTTATTTTTCGGAGGTACGTCGCTTTTAATTATGGTCGGAGTAATCTTAGATACTATACAACAGATCAATACGTATTTGTTGAATCATCATTATGATGGCTTAATGCAGTCTAAATTATCAAGAACAACAAACAACCAGTAA
- the eno gene encoding phosphopyruvate hydratase: MSYISYIEARQILDSRGNPTIEVDVFTEAGSMGRAAVPSGASTGEHEAVELRDGAKEYGGKGVLKAVENVREVIAPELIGTSVFEQNFIDQLMIELDGTPNKGNLGANAILGVSLAVAKAAALDLKIPLYKYIGGVNANTLPVPMMNVINGGSHSDAPIAFQEFMIMPVKADSFSHALQKGTEIFHELKAILKKRNLSTAVGDEGGFAPKFNGTEDALDTLTQAISNAGYKAGDDIMFALDSAASEFYVDGKYDYRKFEGENGACRTREEQVDYLAELASKYPIISIEDGMDENDWEGWKLLTERLGKTVQIVGDDLFVTNTEILAKGIDGDIANSILIKVNQIGTLSETMAAVQMAQNNKYTTVMSHRSGETEDATIADLAVAMNCGQIKTGSASRSDRMAKYNQLLRIEEALGDTAIFPGMSAFKIKR, encoded by the coding sequence ATGAGTTACATTTCTTACATTGAAGCAAGACAGATTTTAGATTCTCGCGGAAACCCAACTATTGAAGTTGATGTCTTCACGGAAGCAGGTTCTATGGGTCGTGCTGCAGTTCCATCTGGAGCTTCTACTGGTGAACACGAAGCGGTAGAATTACGCGATGGAGCAAAAGAATATGGTGGAAAAGGAGTTTTGAAAGCAGTTGAAAATGTAAGAGAAGTTATTGCGCCAGAATTAATAGGGACTTCTGTTTTTGAACAAAATTTCATCGATCAATTAATGATTGAGTTAGATGGAACACCAAACAAAGGAAACCTTGGAGCAAATGCAATTTTGGGAGTTTCTTTAGCGGTTGCAAAAGCGGCAGCTTTAGATCTAAAGATTCCTTTGTACAAATATATTGGTGGTGTCAACGCAAACACACTTCCCGTTCCCATGATGAATGTGATTAATGGTGGTTCGCATTCCGACGCGCCGATCGCATTTCAGGAATTCATGATTATGCCCGTGAAAGCAGATTCTTTTTCCCATGCTTTACAAAAAGGTACAGAGATTTTTCATGAGTTAAAAGCGATCTTAAAAAAGAGAAATCTTTCAACAGCCGTAGGTGACGAAGGTGGTTTTGCACCAAAATTTAATGGAACTGAAGATGCTTTAGATACTTTAACCCAGGCAATCTCAAACGCTGGATACAAAGCCGGTGACGATATTATGTTTGCTTTAGATTCTGCAGCATCAGAATTTTATGTGGACGGAAAATACGATTACAGAAAATTTGAAGGGGAAAACGGAGCATGTAGAACTCGCGAAGAGCAAGTTGATTACTTAGCAGAATTAGCTTCAAAATATCCAATTATCTCTATTGAAGATGGAATGGACGAAAATGATTGGGAAGGTTGGAAATTACTCACAGAAAGATTAGGAAAAACGGTGCAAATCGTGGGCGATGATTTATTCGTAACCAATACGGAGATTTTAGCAAAAGGAATTGATGGAGATATTGCTAATTCTATTTTAATTAAAGTCAACCAAATCGGCACTTTATCCGAAACAATGGCTGCGGTTCAAATGGCGCAAAATAATAAATATACAACGGTAATGTCTCACAGATCGGGAGAAACCGAAGATGCTACTATTGCAGATTTAGCAGTTGCTATGAATTGCGGACAAATTAAAACGGGCTCAGCTTCCCGTTCAGACCGAATGGCAAAATACAACCAATTGCTTCGTATTGAAGAAGCTTTAGGAGACACCGCAATCTTCCCAGGTATGTCTGCTTTCAAAATAAAACGATAA
- a CDS encoding citrate synthase, translated as MSDNKVILNYDGKAFEYPIIESTIGDRGIDISKLRDQTGLITLDLGYKNTGATLSDITYLDGDNGELYYRGYPIDQIAEKSNFTEVMYLLLNGNLPTADQFSGFERGIKKYNFVADEMKRLIDVFPRSAHPMGVLSSLTSALTAFNPKAVDVTSKEDMDHAAEMLIAKFSHLCAWTYRKKMGLPINHGDDSLNYVENFYKMCFRRPNQEFHLDATVVNALEKLLILHADHEQNCSTSTVRMVGSAHTGLFASVSAGISALWGPLHGGANQAVIEMLEMIEKDGGDVAKYVEKAKNKEDNFRLMGFGHRVYKNFDPRARIIKKAADDIFAALGIEDKALDIALQLEKVALEDEYFIERKLYPNVDFYSGIIYRALGIPTEMFTVMFALGRLPGWISQWKEMRLHNDPIGRPRQVYQGSTKRDYVDMSAR; from the coding sequence ATGTCAGATAACAAAGTTATATTAAACTATGATGGTAAAGCCTTTGAGTATCCTATCATAGAAAGCACGATTGGTGACAGAGGAATCGATATTTCTAAACTAAGAGACCAAACAGGTTTGATTACTTTAGATTTAGGATATAAAAACACAGGCGCAACTTTAAGCGACATTACCTACCTAGATGGTGATAATGGTGAATTGTATTACCGCGGATACCCGATCGATCAGATTGCTGAAAAGTCTAATTTTACTGAAGTAATGTATCTTTTGTTAAATGGTAATTTACCTACGGCTGACCAGTTTTCAGGCTTTGAAAGAGGAATTAAAAAATACAATTTCGTAGCAGATGAGATGAAAAGATTGATCGATGTTTTCCCTCGTTCAGCCCACCCAATGGGAGTTTTATCTTCATTAACCTCGGCACTTACGGCGTTTAATCCAAAAGCAGTTGACGTAACTTCGAAAGAAGATATGGATCATGCAGCGGAAATGTTGATCGCCAAATTCTCTCACCTTTGTGCGTGGACTTATCGTAAAAAGATGGGTCTACCTATCAATCATGGTGACGATAGTTTGAACTATGTAGAGAACTTCTATAAAATGTGTTTCCGTCGTCCAAATCAGGAATTCCATTTAGATGCAACGGTGGTAAACGCTTTAGAAAAACTGTTAATTCTGCATGCAGATCACGAACAAAACTGTTCAACATCTACTGTTAGAATGGTTGGTTCAGCACATACCGGTTTATTCGCTTCAGTTTCAGCAGGTATTTCTGCGCTTTGGGGACCACTTCACGGTGGCGCAAATCAAGCAGTAATCGAAATGTTAGAAATGATCGAAAAAGATGGTGGCGACGTTGCAAAATATGTTGAAAAAGCGAAAAATAAAGAAGATAATTTCCGTTTGATGGGCTTCGGACACCGCGTTTACAAAAACTTTGATCCAAGAGCACGCATCATCAAAAAAGCCGCAGATGATATATTTGCAGCATTAGGAATTGAAGATAAAGCTTTAGACATCGCATTGCAATTAGAAAAAGTAGCATTAGAAGATGAGTATTTCATCGAAAGAAAACTCTATCCAAACGTAGATTTCTATTCAGGAATTATTTACAGAGCTTTAGGAATTCCAACTGAAATGTTTACCGTAATGTTTGCTTTAGGACGTTTACCTGGCTGGATTTCCCAGTGGAAAGAAATGCGTTTGCACAACGATCCAATCGGTCGACCAAGACAAGTTTATCAAGGTTCCACAAAACGTGATTACGTTGACATGAGCGCAAGATAA
- the infA gene encoding translation initiation factor IF-1 translates to MAKQKHIEQDGVITEALSNAQFRVELENGHILIAHISGKMRMHYIKLLPGDKVKLELSPYDLSKGRITFRY, encoded by the coding sequence ATGGCTAAACAGAAACATATTGAGCAAGACGGCGTGATTACGGAAGCACTTTCGAACGCGCAGTTCCGTGTTGAACTAGAAAATGGGCATATCCTTATCGCTCATATTTCTGGTAAAATGCGAATGCATTACATCAAACTTTTACCTGGAGACAAGGTGAAGTTAGAACTTTCCCCTTACGATTTATCAAAAGGTAGGATTACATTCAGATATTAA
- the rpsN gene encoding 30S ribosomal protein S14, with protein sequence MAKESMKARERKREATVAKYAEKRKALKEANDYAGLQLLPKDASPVRLHNRCKLTGRPRGYMRTFGLSRVTFREMANKGLIPGVKKASW encoded by the coding sequence ATGGCTAAAGAATCAATGAAAGCGCGTGAGCGCAAAAGAGAAGCTACGGTAGCAAAATATGCAGAAAAAAGAAAAGCTTTGAAAGAAGCTAACGACTATGCAGGTTTGCAATTATTGCCGAAAGATGCTTCGCCAGTAAGACTACACAACAGATGTAAATTAACAGGAAGACCAAGAGGTTACATGAGAACATTCGGTCTTTCTAGAGTAACTTTCAGAGAAATGGCCAACAAAGGTCTGATCCCGGGAGTGAAAAAAGCAAGTTGGTAA
- the rpmJ gene encoding 50S ribosomal protein L36 produces the protein MKVRASIKKRSADCKIVRRKGVLFVINKKNPKFKQRQG, from the coding sequence ATGAAAGTTAGAGCATCTATCAAAAAAAGAAGTGCTGATTGCAAAATCGTTCGCAGAAAAGGCGTTCTTTTTGTGATTAACAAGAAAAACCCAAAATTTAAACAAAGACAAGGCTAA
- a CDS encoding DNA-directed RNA polymerase subunit alpha encodes MAILTFIKPDKVILLNSDEFKGQFEFRPLESGFGLTIGNALRRVLLSSLEGYAITSIKIEGVEHEFSTIPGVIEDVTELILNLKQLRLRAKTETATAEVVTAKVSGQNTITAGDLGKTMQEFEVLNPELVICSANKDVKFEITFNIEKGRGYVPSDQNKSANAPIGTIAIDSIFTPIKKVQYSVENYRVEQKTDYEKLVLDIETDGSISPQNALTEASKILIYHFMLFSDERITLETEAVKASIQYDEETLHTRQLLKSKLVDMDLSVRALNCLKAAEVETLGELVSYTKSDLMKFRNFGKKSLTELEELVHAKGLNFGFDVAKYKLDADK; translated from the coding sequence ATGGCAATTTTAACATTTATTAAACCCGATAAAGTAATCCTCCTTAACTCTGATGAATTCAAAGGGCAATTTGAATTTAGACCATTAGAGTCAGGATTTGGACTTACGATCGGTAATGCTTTGAGGAGAGTTTTACTTTCTTCTTTAGAAGGATATGCTATTACATCTATCAAAATAGAAGGCGTAGAGCACGAATTTTCAACAATTCCAGGTGTAATTGAAGACGTTACAGAATTAATTCTGAACCTTAAACAATTAAGACTTAGAGCAAAAACCGAAACTGCAACTGCAGAAGTGGTAACTGCCAAAGTATCTGGTCAAAATACGATTACAGCTGGTGATTTAGGAAAAACAATGCAGGAATTCGAAGTTTTGAATCCTGAGTTGGTTATCTGTTCTGCTAATAAAGACGTGAAATTTGAAATCACGTTCAATATTGAAAAAGGCAGAGGATATGTTCCTTCTGATCAGAATAAATCAGCAAATGCTCCTATCGGAACAATTGCTATTGATTCAATCTTTACACCGATCAAAAAAGTACAGTACAGTGTTGAGAACTATCGTGTCGAGCAAAAAACAGACTACGAAAAACTAGTATTGGATATTGAAACTGATGGTTCTATCAGTCCTCAAAATGCATTAACAGAAGCTTCTAAGATATTAATTTATCACTTCATGTTGTTCTCCGATGAGAGAATTACTTTAGAAACTGAAGCAGTAAAAGCATCAATCCAGTATGATGAAGAAACTTTACATACAAGACAACTTCTAAAATCTAAATTGGTAGATATGGATCTGTCTGTAAGAGCACTAAACTGCTTGAAAGCTGCTGAAGTAGAAACTTTAGGAGAACTGGTTTCTTATACGAAGTCTGATTTGATGAAATTTAGAAATTTCGGTAAAAAATCCTTAACAGAATTAGAAGAATTAGTGCATGCAAAAGGTCTTAACTTCGGTTTCGACGTTGCGAAATATAAATTAGACGCTGATAAATAA
- the rpsM gene encoding 30S ribosomal protein S13 → MARISGIDLPKNKRGVIGLTYIYGVGRSTSSEILKAAGISEDKKVNEWNDDELALIRNYITENVKVEGELRSETQINIKRLMDIGCQRGIRHRLGLPLRGQRTKNNSRTRKGKRKTVANKKKASK, encoded by the coding sequence ATGGCGAGAATTTCCGGTATTGATTTACCAAAAAACAAAAGAGGCGTTATCGGTTTAACTTATATCTATGGTGTTGGAAGAAGTACTTCTTCTGAGATCTTGAAAGCAGCCGGTATTAGCGAAGACAAGAAAGTCAACGAATGGAATGACGATGAATTGGCATTGATCAGAAACTACATCACTGAAAACGTAAAAGTAGAAGGTGAATTGCGTTCTGAAACACAAATAAACATCAAGCGATTGATGGATATTGGTTGCCAACGAGGAATACGTCACAGACTGGGATTACCTTTAAGAGGACAAAGAACTAAGAATAATTCTAGAACCCGAAAAGGAAAGAGAAAAACTGTTGCTAACAAGAAAAAAGCAAGTAAATAA
- the rplF gene encoding 50S ribosomal protein L6, with protein sequence MSRIGKSIIEIPANVTVTEKDGLVTVKGPKGELTQQLEEGITLKQEDGILTLDRPSESKSHKALHGLYRALINNMVQGTAEGWTKKLELVGVGYRASNQGNRLDLALGFSHGIVMDLPKEIVVETLSEKGKNPVITLTSFDKQLLGMVAAKIRSFRKPEPYKGKGVRFVGEIVRRKAGKSA encoded by the coding sequence ATGTCAAGAATTGGTAAATCAATTATAGAAATTCCCGCTAATGTTACGGTAACCGAGAAAGACGGTTTGGTAACTGTGAAAGGACCGAAAGGAGAACTTACACAACAGTTAGAAGAAGGAATTACTTTAAAACAAGAAGACGGGATTCTAACCCTAGATCGTCCGTCGGAATCAAAATCGCACAAAGCATTACACGGTCTTTACAGAGCGTTAATCAATAATATGGTTCAGGGAACTGCCGAAGGGTGGACTAAAAAACTTGAATTAGTAGGAGTAGGATATAGAGCATCTAATCAAGGAAACAGATTAGATTTAGCTTTAGGATTCTCACACGGAATTGTAATGGATCTTCCTAAAGAAATTGTGGTAGAAACATTATCTGAAAAAGGTAAAAACCCTGTGATTACTTTAACATCTTTCGATAAACAATTATTAGGAATGGTAGCTGCAAAGATCAGATCTTTCAGAAAACCAGAACCATATAAAGGAAAGGGTGTTAGATTCGTTGGAGAAATTGTAAGACGTAAAGCTGGTAAATCTGCTTAA
- the rpsE gene encoding 30S ribosomal protein S5: protein MLGLDNIEKVKPGGLELKDRLVSVNRVTKVTKGGRAFGFSAIVVVGDEAGTVGFGLGKSKEVASAIAKAVEDAKKNLVKVPVVNHTIPHQTSARYGGADIFLRPATHGTGVIAGGTVRMVIEAAGIKDILSKSKGSSNPHNVVKATFKALLDIRRPEEIAKARGISLDKVFNG, encoded by the coding sequence ATGTTAGGACTAGATAATATAGAAAAAGTAAAACCGGGAGGATTAGAACTTAAAGATCGTCTCGTTTCAGTAAACAGAGTTACGAAAGTAACAAAAGGAGGTAGAGCTTTCGGTTTTTCTGCAATCGTGGTTGTAGGAGATGAAGCTGGAACGGTAGGTTTCGGTTTAGGAAAATCTAAAGAAGTTGCTTCAGCTATTGCAAAAGCAGTAGAAGATGCAAAGAAAAATTTGGTAAAAGTTCCTGTAGTTAATCATACAATTCCTCACCAAACATCCGCAAGATACGGTGGTGCAGATATCTTCTTGAGACCTGCAACTCACGGTACCGGTGTAATCGCTGGTGGTACAGTTCGTATGGTAATTGAAGCTGCTGGAATTAAAGATATTCTTTCAAAATCTAAAGGTTCATCTAACCCACATAACGTTGTGAAAGCTACTTTCAAAGCATTGTTGGATATCAGAAGACCTGAAGAAATTGCTAAAGCAAGAGGTATTTCATTAGATAAAGTGTTTAACGGTTAA
- the rpmD gene encoding 50S ribosomal protein L30: MAKIQVKQVKSAIGRTKTQKRTLEALGLKKLHQVVEHDDTPSILGMVSAISHLVVVVK, from the coding sequence ATGGCAAAAATTCAAGTAAAACAAGTAAAAAGCGCTATTGGTAGAACCAAAACTCAAAAGAGAACGCTAGAAGCATTAGGATTAAAAAAACTTCACCAAGTGGTTGAACATGACGATACTCCTTCTATCTTAGGAATGGTATCTGCGATCAGTCACCTTGTAGTAGTTGTAAAATAG
- the rpsH gene encoding 30S ribosomal protein S8, translating into MVTDPISDFLTRVRNAQSAGHKVVDIPASKIKKEITKILFDQGFILNYKFEDNAVQGNIKIALKYDKLTNKPVIKSIQRASRPGLRQYKGTGELPRVLNGLGVAIISTSRGVMTDKKARQEKVGGEVICYVY; encoded by the coding sequence ATGGTAACAGATCCAATTTCAGATTTCCTAACCAGAGTAAGGAACGCACAAAGCGCAGGCCACAAAGTGGTGGATATTCCTGCATCGAAAATTAAAAAGGAGATTACAAAAATTTTGTTTGACCAGGGTTTTATCTTGAACTACAAGTTCGAGGATAACGCTGTTCAGGGAAATATCAAAATCGCTTTAAAGTACGACAAACTAACCAACAAACCTGTAATCAAAAGCATCCAAAGAGCTTCAAGACCAGGTCTAAGACAATACAAAGGAACAGGTGAGCTGCCAAGAGTATTAAACGGTTTGGGCGTGGCTATTATCTCAACTTCAAGAGGAGTTATGACTGATAAAAAAGCCAGACAAGAAAAAGTTGGTGGAGAAGTAATCTGCTATGTTTATTAA
- the rplQ gene encoding 50S ribosomal protein L17, with amino-acid sequence MRHGKKFNHLSRTASHRSALLSNMACSLIEHKRINTTVAKAKALRVYVEPILTKAKEDTTHNRRTVFAYLQSKEAVTELFRTVAPKIAERNGGYTRIIKTGFRQGDAADMAMIELVDFNDLYNPNAEEKKVTRRSRRATPKVAETVAEVKETPAKEETKTEEPKAEAADSTEEKAGE; translated from the coding sequence ATGAGACACGGTAAAAAATTCAATCACTTATCTAGAACAGCTTCGCACAGAAGTGCTTTGCTTTCTAATATGGCTTGTTCTCTTATTGAGCATAAAAGAATCAACACCACGGTAGCTAAAGCAAAAGCTTTACGAGTGTATGTTGAACCTATTTTAACTAAAGCTAAAGAAGATACAACACATAACAGAAGAACAGTTTTCGCTTACCTGCAAAGCAAAGAAGCAGTTACTGAATTATTCAGAACAGTTGCTCCTAAAATTGCAGAAAGAAATGGTGGTTACACCAGAATCATCAAAACTGGTTTCAGACAAGGTGATGCTGCTGATATGGCAATGATCGAGCTTGTAGATTTCAATGATCTTTACAACCCGAATGCAGAAGAGAAAAAAGTAACAAGAAGAAGCAGAAGAGCAACTCCAAAAGTAGCAGAAACTGTAGCTGAAGTTAAAGAAACTCCTGCAAAAGAAGAAACAAAAACTGAAGAACCAAAAGCAGAAGCTGCTGATTCTACAGAAGAAAAAGCAGGCGAATAA
- the rpsK gene encoding 30S ribosomal protein S11, which yields MAKQTKAVKKRKVKVEAIGEAHIQATFNNIIISLTNKSGEVISWASAGKMGFRGSKKNTPFAAQMAAENCSTVAHDAGLRRVKVYVKGPGAGRESAIRTIHNSGIEVSEIVDVTPMPHNGCRPPKRRRV from the coding sequence ATGGCAAAACAGACAAAAGCAGTTAAGAAAAGAAAAGTAAAAGTTGAAGCAATCGGCGAGGCGCATATCCAAGCTACATTCAACAATATCATCATTTCTTTGACAAATAAAAGTGGAGAGGTCATCTCTTGGGCATCTGCCGGAAAGATGGGTTTCAGAGGTTCTAAGAAGAATACTCCTTTTGCAGCGCAAATGGCTGCAGAAAATTGCTCAACCGTAGCACACGATGCTGGATTACGTAGAGTAAAGGTTTACGTGAAAGGTCCTGGCGCAGGTAGAGAATCTGCAATCAGAACAATTCACAATTCAGGAATTGAAGTTAGTGAAATCGTTGATGTGACTCCAATGCCACACAACGGATGTAGACCACCAAAAAGAAGAAGAGTATAA
- the rplR gene encoding 50S ribosomal protein L18, which translates to MALSKVEKRNRIKRRVRGKISGSAELPRLSVYKSNKEIYAQLIDDKDGKTLASASSRALSAKGNKTEISAEVGKAIAEKAKAAGIENIVFDRNGFVYHGRVKALADGAREGGLKF; encoded by the coding sequence ATGGCACTAAGCAAAGTAGAAAAAAGAAATAGAATTAAAAGAAGAGTAAGAGGAAAAATCTCTGGCTCTGCTGAATTACCAAGATTATCTGTTTACAAAAGCAATAAAGAAATTTATGCGCAATTGATCGATGATAAAGACGGTAAAACCTTAGCATCAGCTTCGTCAAGAGCGTTGTCTGCTAAAGGTAACAAAACAGAAATCTCCGCAGAAGTTGGTAAAGCAATCGCTGAAAAAGCCAAAGCTGCAGGAATTGAAAATATAGTGTTCGACAGAAACGGATTCGTATACCACGGTAGAGTGAAAGCTCTAGCTGACGGCGCGAGAGAAGGCGGACTAAAATTCTAA
- the rplO gene encoding 50S ribosomal protein L15: protein MNLNNIRPAKGSTHSTKRIGRGQGSGKGGTAGKGHNGQQARAGYSQKIGFEGGQMPLQRRLPKFGFNNINRKEYRGINIDTLQMLADTKNITEITQDVLVENGLAKKNEIVKIMGRGELKSGVSISAHKFTKSAEEAISKAGGKAITL, encoded by the coding sequence ATGAATTTAAATAATATTAGACCTGCAAAAGGTTCTACTCACAGTACTAAAAGAATCGGTAGAGGACAAGGTAGTGGTAAAGGGGGAACAGCCGGGAAAGGTCACAATGGCCAGCAAGCTAGAGCTGGTTATTCTCAGAAAATTGGTTTCGAAGGTGGACAGATGCCTTTGCAAAGAAGATTACCGAAATTCGGTTTCAACAACATCAATAGAAAAGAGTACAGAGGAATTAATATCGACACCCTACAAATGTTAGCTGATACGAAAAATATCACTGAAATTACACAAGATGTATTGGTAGAAAACGGATTAGCGAAGAAAAACGAAATCGTAAAGATTATGGGTAGAGGTGAATTGAAATCAGGAGTTTCAATTTCTGCACACAAATTCACTAAATCTGCTGAAGAAGCAATTTCTAAAGCAGGAGGTAAAGCAATTACTCTTTAA